The sequence TAGCAATTCCGAATCTCTTACTAGAATAAGAATTTGTTCATTCTTTCGCTTTCAACTTCTAAACAACTTCAATTCTTCGTCTATTTCAAAATCTTTCTGAACTTATTATCGATCTTCCATGGCGAGAACCAGCAACAAGAATATACAAGCCAAGCTGGTGGGTATGTCTttcctttcttttattatttatatatttcaaattgAATGAGTTTTGTTGGATACCCTTGATCGAGTTCAGAGCATCCTGTTATACATCTGTTACGGACTTTGATCTTATCGGAACTAGAATTTTAATCATCCGCTCTGCTGTTTTAATTGAAACCGCGATTCTAGCTAATCAAACCCTTGGAATTAGGTTTTCCAAGTTAAAGAAAGCTTTTAGTTTTTGAATAATCTTAATTGCGAATCAAACTTCAATTCTCTGTTCGAGCTATGTGGTGATGGTTATGTGAATCAATTTGAAGTGAAATAGAAAGTGTATTTGAGGTTTGGACATTGTTGAGCTCTTTTTCAGGTACTTCTTGGGGATATGGGGACTGGAAAAACAAGTCTGGTTTTAAGATTTGTCAAAGGCCAATTTTTTGATTTCCAGGTACATTATCTGTGTGATTTGGGTTTTAGATTGTTCTAGCATTATTATTGGGATCATGTACAAAATCAGCCCCATGTCTATCAGAGGAAAACAAATTTAGATGCGGCAGATAAAACCATGCAATATGAACACTAACATTTTGTAGATGGAGCAATTTCAGACTCATTAAGCCCTATTAGCGTTTACTTTTACATGTAACTAATGTTAGTGCAAATGTTACATGATTTTTACATGGAGTCTAAATCTGTTTTCCCAAATTAACGGAAAATTGATTTGAGTGGGATCTCTGAAATTGCTCTATCTACAAGACCTTAATACTAATATTACACGTTTTTATAAATGAAGTCTAAATCTATTCTCCCCAACAATCATAGGGGTAAATTTATACCTTATCCCATTATTATTTATGAGTATCAAACCCTAATATAAGTGGAATGATTAGGAATCAACAATAGGAGCAGCCTTTTTCACTCAAGTTTTATCACTGAATGAGGCCACCATAAAGTTTGATATATGGGACACAGCTGGGCAGGAAAGATACCATAGCTTGGCTCCCATGTATTACCGTGGCGCAGCAGCAGCTGTTGTGGTGTATGATGTCACAAGCAAGGTATCTTCTGTCATTTATTCCTGTTTGTCTCAAGCTTTCTTCTTTATATGTTTCCATATATTTTTCAGGAAGCTTGATCAAATCAATCAGGCCTTATAAAATGGGCTGATGACTTTAGTTAACTACTCCTGTAGTTTTTGGGTGGATAGAAGCTTGAGTTCAAGCCTTTTGTTTGAGGGTAAAAGGCACACATGACCCTTCCACTTTGGTGTTACTAACATGATGATCCCTCAACTTTGAGGTTGCTAACATGATGGCTCCTAAGGAGTGTGATTTACTAGCATTTCATGTGGTCATTAGTCATTTGGACTTTATGTTAGTATACGTCAAACTTCAGGGATTTTTATGTCCGGTCATCATGTTGGTAACGCCAAAGTTGAGAGGCCATGGGtgtattttacccttttgttcGATGCCATGTATTTACGTATATAACAACTTTCAGGAGGCCTTTTCATTTCTATTTTCCTTGGTGTAAGCATGATCAGGGATACATCTGTTCATACTATCCATCTAAGGCAAACAAATAATTTGATGTATTAAGTAATGCAAACACGAGTGACTTAGTATACAATTTGAACTTTCTAGCTTCATTTACTTGACTTATTTCACTTCAAGTTTACTTTATTCGGTATTACGATGAACTTGTCTTGATTTGGACTCTACTGACTTGTGTTGTAGGAATCATTTGAACGAGCCAAAAAATGGGTTCTAGAATTGCAACGACAAGGTAACTAACTGGCCTTAGATAGCATTCTGTATTTGATTCTTCGTAATTAAGAAAACTAAGCGTATCTGGTGTAGTCTTTCATGCTCTTCaccttatttattatatgatAATCACTACATCCTCCTTTTTCAGTGTTTGCATAATATGGGTTCATTAGTCTTTCCAGTGACATTTCCTGGAAAACTATAGTTTTCTTCCAAAGTTTGAAATTTGGTGCTTATGAAGTATGGTATCTTATATATTGTATCAGGCAATCCAAATCTAATAATGTTCTTGGTGGCGAACAAAGTTGACATGGAAGACAGGAGAAAAGTTACAAGTGAGGTATTTGCCAGTCAGATGATCTCCTATTTTTTGGCTTAATATAATTACACATCCAAACTTACTTTGACACCCTAAACTTATAGTTGAACCTATTGTTACACAcctaaacttgtcaattttggacCACCGTCACCCCTATTTGCTGATTTGGCAGATTTCAATGTTGACATGGAACCATTAAGTCAAACTTC comes from Euphorbia lathyris chromosome 8, ddEupLath1.1, whole genome shotgun sequence and encodes:
- the LOC136203346 gene encoding ras-related protein RHN1-like isoform X1, which translates into the protein MARTSNKNIQAKLVLLGDMGTGKTSLVLRFVKGQFFDFQESTIGAAFFTQVLSLNEATIKFDIWDTAGQERYHSLAPMYYRGAAAAVVVYDVTSKESFERAKKWVLELQRQGNPNLIMFLVANKVDMEDRRKVTSEEGEQYAKENGLAFLEASAKTAQNVNELFYEIAKKLAKAAPLLRPTTGMKLHSTQQPSGRRMFCCS
- the LOC136203346 gene encoding ras-related protein RHN1-like isoform X2, whose translation is MGTGKTSLVLRFVKGQFFDFQESTIGAAFFTQVLSLNEATIKFDIWDTAGQERYHSLAPMYYRGAAAAVVVYDVTSKESFERAKKWVLELQRQGNPNLIMFLVANKVDMEDRRKVTSEEGEQYAKENGLAFLEASAKTAQNVNELFYEIAKKLAKAAPLLRPTTGMKLHSTQQPSGRRMFCCS